From a single Anaerolineaceae bacterium oral taxon 439 genomic region:
- a CDS encoding permease has protein sequence MNKTENQLSEATAEKPRPFAIIERLLIGKPLATEALAHETIGKGVGLAVFASDALSSMAYSTQEMMFVLAAAGTAGFNFIMPLTLLTVALLALLTISYEQTIHAYPNGGGAYIVSRDNLGDVPAMIAAAALLTDYILTVAVSISSGVSQITSIFPEYYAYRVWIAVVFVLIVMLINLRGVKEAGIVFAIPTYIFLGAIALMVLIGFFRFFTGSLGTVVDPPRLEIDGGFQAVSLFLILKAFATGTTALTGVEAISNGITAFKEPRTKNAGQTLMMMSTILGVLLIAVSFLSFRAQAVPSELEGNISQLARTVYGSKNLLYLITVGATMIILVMAANTAFAGFPRLSAILAQDGFLPRRFAWKGTRLVFTSGIIFLSIVAIALILFFQASVNRLIPLYAVGVFFSFTLSQFGMAKRWRKSGRLSSGESIETHGNPLTYDPKWAFKMIANGVGAAASAAIALVFAITKFTSGAWVILILTPLLVVLFARIKRHYDWVARSLSLSHGVSRSVEINKNHMILLLSGVHQSSLKAYHYAKTLAPELEVVHVEIDPEKTEKMRQSWEKWSDGDPLIVLPSPYRHLLTPILKFITDRANALAPDEVLTVLVPRFISDAVGGSLLHANNADVLRKALIGFPKIVVTEIPFNLNEIK, from the coding sequence ATGAATAAAACCGAAAATCAGCTGTCAGAAGCGACAGCGGAAAAACCGCGCCCGTTCGCGATCATCGAACGGCTCCTCATCGGGAAGCCGTTAGCGACCGAAGCGTTGGCGCATGAGACGATCGGGAAAGGCGTCGGCCTGGCCGTCTTCGCTTCCGACGCGTTATCGTCCATGGCGTATTCGACGCAGGAGATGATGTTCGTGCTGGCGGCGGCGGGAACGGCGGGATTCAATTTCATCATGCCGCTGACACTGCTGACCGTCGCGCTGCTGGCGTTGCTGACAATTTCGTATGAACAGACGATCCACGCCTATCCGAACGGAGGCGGCGCCTATATCGTTTCCCGCGATAACCTGGGCGACGTTCCGGCGATGATCGCCGCGGCCGCGCTGCTGACCGATTATATTCTGACCGTCGCGGTCTCGATCTCCTCCGGCGTCTCGCAAATTACTTCGATCTTTCCCGAATATTACGCGTACCGCGTCTGGATCGCCGTTGTCTTCGTCCTGATCGTCATGCTCATCAATTTACGCGGAGTCAAGGAAGCCGGAATCGTCTTCGCGATCCCGACGTATATCTTTTTAGGCGCGATTGCCCTGATGGTCCTGATCGGATTCTTCCGATTTTTTACCGGATCGCTGGGGACGGTCGTCGATCCGCCGCGGCTGGAAATCGACGGCGGGTTTCAGGCGGTCAGCCTTTTCCTGATCCTGAAGGCGTTCGCGACCGGAACGACCGCGCTGACCGGCGTTGAAGCGATTTCGAACGGGATCACCGCGTTTAAAGAACCGCGGACGAAAAACGCAGGCCAGACGCTGATGATGATGTCGACGATTTTAGGCGTGCTGCTGATCGCGGTTTCCTTCCTGAGTTTCCGCGCGCAGGCCGTTCCTTCCGAATTGGAAGGAAATATTTCGCAGCTCGCGCGCACGGTCTACGGCTCAAAAAACCTGCTCTACCTGATTACCGTCGGGGCCACGATGATTATTCTGGTCATGGCGGCGAATACGGCGTTCGCCGGGTTTCCGCGGTTGAGCGCGATCCTCGCGCAGGACGGATTCCTCCCGCGCCGGTTCGCCTGGAAAGGAACGCGCCTCGTCTTCACGTCCGGAATTATTTTCCTGTCGATCGTCGCGATCGCGCTGATCCTCTTCTTTCAGGCCAGCGTCAACCGCCTGATCCCGCTGTACGCGGTCGGCGTTTTCTTCTCGTTCACGCTTTCGCAGTTCGGCATGGCGAAGCGATGGCGAAAGAGCGGGCGGCTTTCCAGCGGCGAATCGATCGAGACGCATGGGAATCCGTTGACGTACGATCCAAAATGGGCGTTCAAAATGATCGCCAACGGTGTCGGCGCGGCCGCCTCCGCAGCGATCGCGCTCGTTTTCGCCATTACAAAATTTACCTCGGGCGCATGGGTGATCCTGATCCTGACGCCGCTCCTCGTTGTCCTCTTCGCGCGGATCAAACGTCATTATGACTGGGTCGCGCGCAGCCTGTCCCTGAGCCATGGGGTATCGCGATCGGTCGAGATTAATAAGAATCATATGATCCTGCTCCTGAGCGGCGTGCATCAGTCTTCGCTGAAAGCGTATCATTACGCGAAAACCTTAGCGCCGGAGCTGGAAGTCGTTCATGTCGAAATCGACCCGGAAAAAACCGAAAAAATGCGCCAAAGCTGGGAGAAATGGAGCGACGGCGATCCGCTGATCGTGCTGCCCTCGCCGTATCGGCACTTGCTCACGCCGATCCTGAAATTTATCACCGACCGCGCCAACGCGTTAGCTCCCGACGAAGTCCTTACGGTTCTCGTCCCGCGTTTTATCAGCGACGCCGTCGGCGGCTCGCTTCTCCACGCGAATAACGCGGACGTGCTGCGAAAGGCGCTGATCGGGTTCCCGAAAATCGTCGTTACCGAAATTCCGTTTAACCTGAACGAAATTAAATAG
- a CDS encoding ABC transporter substrate-binding protein, which produces MLKKRILSVLIVVLTLSLSAGLASARDAESRFSVGVLQLVEHASLDAAYEGFVAGLAEAGFVVDENLTIDFQNAQADQSNMVTISERFVKNKVDLILAIATPAAQAVAAATTEIPIVFTAVTDPVEARLVETLEAPGTNITGVSDAGPIDEQIELIAALVPKAKTIGILYNSSEVNSEIQAKQAEAAARRIGLEVKFGTVASVNDIEQVLTSISDDVEAIYLPTDNTFASAMANVAKVTEAKKLPVIAGAQSMVEEGGLATIGLDYYKLGLQTGAMAAKILNGESEPATTPVETLQDTDLMINFDTAKAIGYTFPPEILAEATIRIGKE; this is translated from the coding sequence ATGTTAAAGAAGAGAATTTTATCTGTGTTGATTGTCGTTTTGACGCTTTCGCTGTCCGCCGGTCTCGCCAGCGCACGGGACGCTGAATCGCGCTTCAGCGTCGGCGTCCTGCAGCTCGTTGAACACGCGTCGTTGGACGCCGCCTACGAAGGCTTCGTCGCAGGATTGGCGGAAGCCGGATTTGTCGTGGACGAAAACCTGACGATCGATTTTCAGAACGCCCAGGCCGACCAGTCGAACATGGTCACGATCAGCGAACGTTTCGTCAAGAATAAGGTCGACCTGATCCTCGCGATCGCGACCCCGGCCGCTCAGGCGGTCGCCGCCGCTACGACCGAAATCCCGATCGTTTTCACGGCCGTTACCGATCCGGTCGAAGCCCGTCTCGTCGAAACGCTCGAAGCGCCGGGAACGAATATCACGGGCGTCAGCGACGCTGGCCCGATCGATGAGCAAATCGAACTCATCGCCGCGCTCGTTCCCAAGGCTAAAACGATCGGGATTTTGTACAATTCATCGGAGGTCAATTCAGAAATCCAGGCCAAACAGGCGGAAGCGGCCGCCAGGCGGATCGGACTGGAAGTAAAGTTCGGGACGGTCGCCTCGGTCAACGATATCGAGCAGGTCTTAACGTCGATTTCGGACGACGTCGAAGCGATTTACCTGCCAACCGATAATACCTTCGCCTCGGCGATGGCGAATGTCGCCAAGGTCACAGAAGCGAAAAAGCTCCCGGTCATCGCCGGAGCGCAGAGCATGGTCGAAGAAGGCGGACTGGCCACGATCGGGCTCGATTACTATAAGCTGGGCTTGCAGACGGGCGCGATGGCGGCGAAGATCCTGAACGGTGAAAGCGAACCTGCGACGACGCCGGTTGAGACGCTTCAGGATACCGATCTGATGATCAATTTTGATACCGCGAAAGCGATCGGCTATACTTTCCCGCCCGAAATTCTCGCGGAAGCCACGATCAGAATCGGGAAAGAATAG
- a CDS encoding ribonuclease Z, translated as MFELTFLGTSASAPSIQRSLPALMIRYAENRFLVDCGEGTQRQILMSGLGFRNLNRILLTHGHLDHILGVAGLLSTMIRWESMDAIHLYGGRETLARVNDLVTKIVCRGTRVPAMIQFNEVDPDRPILETADFCLSCFPVVHRGTDSFGYIFERKSRRPFLPERAEALSIPPGPWRRELALGNSVTLPDGRVISGTEVLGDEIPGTRLVVVGDCGEPRRLVDIVRGADALVIEATYLEEDADMAKHYSHLTARMSAQLAKDAGVGRLFLTHVSRRYRDRNILREAAAVFPNTVVARDFDTFRVPKGAEDSDRSSESDRPSPAISNQ; from the coding sequence TTGTTTGAACTGACATTTTTAGGCACATCGGCATCCGCGCCTTCGATTCAGCGGTCCTTGCCGGCGTTGATGATCCGCTATGCGGAGAATCGGTTTTTAGTGGATTGCGGCGAGGGGACGCAGCGGCAGATCCTGATGTCCGGGTTGGGATTCCGGAACCTGAATAGAATTTTACTGACACATGGGCATCTGGATCATATTCTGGGCGTCGCGGGGCTGCTCTCGACGATGATCCGCTGGGAATCGATGGACGCGATTCATCTGTATGGCGGACGCGAGACGCTGGCTCGGGTTAATGACCTGGTGACGAAAATCGTCTGCCGCGGGACGCGCGTCCCGGCGATGATTCAATTCAATGAAGTTGACCCGGATCGTCCGATCCTGGAAACGGCGGATTTCTGTCTGTCCTGTTTCCCGGTGGTGCATCGCGGCACGGATTCGTTCGGCTATATTTTCGAGCGCAAGAGCCGGCGACCGTTTTTACCCGAACGGGCGGAAGCGCTTTCGATCCCGCCGGGACCCTGGCGGCGCGAATTGGCGCTGGGAAACTCGGTTACGCTTCCGGACGGACGGGTCATCTCCGGGACGGAGGTTTTAGGCGACGAAATCCCTGGGACGCGGCTGGTCGTCGTTGGCGACTGCGGCGAGCCGCGTCGGCTCGTCGATATTGTTCGCGGCGCGGACGCGCTCGTTATCGAGGCGACCTACCTTGAAGAAGACGCCGATATGGCGAAGCATTATTCGCATTTGACCGCGCGCATGAGCGCGCAGCTGGCGAAGGACGCCGGGGTCGGTCGGCTCTTCCTGACGCATGTTTCGCGCCGGTACCGCGACCGCAATATCCTCCGGGAAGCGGCGGCGGTTTTTCCGAATACGGTCGTCGCGCGTGATTTCGATACTTTTCGAGTTCCGAAAGGCGCGGAAGACAGCGACCGATCGTCTGAATCGGACCGGCCTTCCCCGGCGATTTCAAATCAGTAA
- a CDS encoding addiction module protein: MKKVWSDESWEEYLYWQAQDRKTLKRINKLILDIERNGTHGIGKPELLKGDLSGLWSVRIDEKNRLVFWIADDTLKIAQCGTHYGGR; the protein is encoded by the coding sequence ATGAAAAAAGTCTGGTCGGATGAATCTTGGGAGGAGTATCTGTATTGGCAGGCGCAGGATCGGAAGACGCTGAAACGGATTAATAAGCTCATTCTGGATATCGAGCGGAACGGGACGCACGGAATCGGAAAGCCGGAACTGTTGAAAGGCGACTTATCGGGGCTTTGGAGCGTTCGGATCGACGAGAAGAACCGGCTTGTTTTTTGGATCGCGGACGATACGCTTAAGATCGCGCAGTGCGGGACGCATTACGGCGGTCGGTAA
- a CDS encoding addiction module antitoxin has translation MAQINIRVDETVKRNAENACAAIGMSMTTAINIFLVKLGNEMRIPFEVSADPFYSPENMARLKKSISQIESGRGIVHELIDVDVI, from the coding sequence ATGGCGCAGATTAATATTCGGGTGGACGAAACGGTTAAACGGAACGCGGAGAACGCGTGTGCGGCGATTGGGATGTCGATGACGACTGCGATCAATATCTTTTTAGTGAAGCTTGGGAACGAAATGCGGATCCCGTTCGAGGTCTCCGCCGATCCGTTTTACAGTCCGGAAAACATGGCGAGATTAAAGAAATCAATTTCTCAGATAGAATCTGGCAGAGGCATCGTGCATGAATTGATCGATGTTGATGTCATATGA